One part of the Novipirellula aureliae genome encodes these proteins:
- a CDS encoding sodium:solute symporter family transporter, protein MAALDIIVFVLFVFSVIAIGLWKSREEDHESKDAQDYFLAGRGLTWYLVGFSLIAANISTEQFVGMTGKAADWLGMAIASYEWMAAATLVVTAFVFLPVFLKSGIYTIPEFLEYRYNTFARTVMAITTMIILVGVPTASVIYSGAKVITGNFQGVVVAGLDLGSITVGCWIIGVLAAAYVFAGGLKACAWADLLQGAALIIGGMIIAYFAFALLGETDPEKLILTARNSEVTVESLEAAGPIERFYDLNKGELPDGKLHMVRPTDDPEIPWTALMIGLWIPNFFYWGLNQYITQRTLGSKSLAEGQKGIIFAAFLKLLIPFIVVIPGILAFNLFQGKLREDAVNRNALILSERTPELYGEMSSMMKPDPEDTRHATVAKAIEANLADPKPPEATQLYSFNDVFVEFMPEDALTVAKYNRSVLEGKVELGDEIALGTNAIDLAALNDKLIKLAEVELEKEVMSETLVTHDYDNAFPTLIRELIPIGTGVKGFVLAAIFGAVVSSLASMLNSASTIFTMDIFYKLRPTSSQKALVRTGRVCTVVFVLIAMFIAPFLGHPSFGGIFTVIQEFQGFISPGILAIFIFGLLVHRAPRSAGTVGLILSPVLYGTLYFAPQTQDIAFLNRMAITFGVILVVLTLMTLIRPLKVPVTLPVNENMNLESSKIAKFFGGVVIVCMVILYGIFY, encoded by the coding sequence ATGGCCGCTTTGGACATCATCGTTTTTGTGCTTTTTGTTTTCTCGGTCATCGCCATTGGTCTTTGGAAGAGCCGTGAAGAGGATCATGAGTCCAAGGACGCGCAGGACTACTTTTTGGCGGGGCGTGGTTTGACTTGGTACTTGGTCGGGTTTTCGCTGATCGCCGCCAATATCTCGACCGAGCAATTTGTCGGCATGACGGGCAAGGCGGCCGATTGGCTCGGGATGGCGATCGCCAGTTATGAATGGATGGCCGCGGCGACGTTGGTTGTCACCGCGTTCGTCTTTCTGCCCGTTTTCCTCAAGAGCGGTATCTATACGATTCCAGAGTTTTTGGAATACCGCTACAACACCTTCGCTCGCACTGTGATGGCGATCACTACCATGATCATCTTGGTAGGGGTGCCAACCGCGTCGGTCATCTACTCCGGTGCAAAGGTTATTACCGGGAACTTCCAAGGGGTCGTGGTCGCCGGTTTGGATCTAGGCAGTATCACGGTGGGGTGTTGGATTATCGGAGTCCTGGCGGCAGCCTACGTGTTCGCGGGCGGGCTGAAAGCTTGTGCCTGGGCTGACCTCTTGCAAGGTGCCGCCCTAATCATTGGCGGCATGATTATCGCCTACTTTGCATTCGCTTTACTGGGAGAAACCGATCCCGAAAAATTGATCCTGACAGCACGCAATAGCGAAGTCACCGTGGAAAGCCTCGAAGCCGCAGGCCCGATCGAACGGTTTTACGATCTCAACAAGGGTGAATTGCCCGATGGCAAGTTGCACATGGTACGGCCAACCGATGACCCCGAGATTCCTTGGACGGCTTTAATGATCGGACTTTGGATTCCCAACTTTTTCTACTGGGGGTTGAATCAATACATTACCCAGCGAACTCTCGGATCAAAGTCGCTGGCGGAGGGCCAGAAGGGGATTATTTTTGCCGCCTTCTTGAAGCTCCTGATTCCATTTATCGTCGTGATCCCCGGCATTTTGGCCTTCAACTTGTTCCAAGGGAAATTGCGTGAAGATGCGGTCAACCGAAATGCGCTGATCTTATCCGAAAGGACACCCGAGCTTTATGGCGAGATGTCAAGCATGATGAAGCCTGATCCCGAGGACACGCGTCATGCGACCGTCGCGAAAGCAATCGAGGCAAACTTGGCCGATCCAAAACCACCCGAAGCGACACAGCTTTACTCGTTCAATGACGTGTTTGTCGAGTTCATGCCCGAAGACGCACTAACGGTTGCGAAATACAATCGCTCCGTTTTGGAGGGCAAGGTTGAACTGGGCGACGAGATAGCACTAGGAACCAATGCAATCGATCTGGCAGCACTCAACGACAAGTTGATCAAACTGGCTGAGGTCGAATTGGAAAAGGAAGTCATGTCGGAGACCTTGGTAACGCACGATTACGATAACGCATTCCCGACTTTAATCCGCGAATTAATTCCCATTGGAACGGGGGTCAAAGGTTTCGTTCTGGCGGCCATTTTTGGAGCGGTCGTTAGCTCGCTTGCTTCGATGCTCAATTCCGCATCGACGATTTTCACGATGGACATCTTCTACAAGTTGCGACCGACGTCGTCACAGAAAGCACTTGTGCGGACCGGGCGCGTTTGCACGGTCGTCTTTGTGTTGATCGCAATGTTCATTGCTCCGTTTCTTGGGCATCCGTCGTTTGGAGGTATTTTTACGGTTATCCAAGAATTCCAAGGATTCATCTCGCCGGGAATCTTGGCGATTTTCATCTTCGGATTGCTGGTTCACCGAGCACCGCGTTCGGCTGGCACCGTTGGATTGATCTTGAGTCCCGTGCTCTACGGAACGCTCTACTTTGCACCTCAAACACAAGACATTGCGTTCCTTAATCGAATGGCGATCACTTTCGGAGTGATCCTCGTCGTGTTGACGCTGATGACCTTGATCAGGCCATTGAAGGTTCCGGTCACTCTGCCGGTCAACGAGAACATGAACTTAGAGAGTTCGAAGATTGCCAAATTCTTCGGAGGCGTCGTGATCGTGTGTATGGTCATCCTCTACGGCATTTTCTATTAA
- a CDS encoding DUF2271 domain-containing protein, protein MKHSSSQRLRILCFIGLFSIYSIGVFAGEFVYFHENVLGSSLELRLNADNQSHAEAAQLATLEEIGRLSEIYSHYSSSSELSKLSALPYEAEMVVSSELAMTLQVCEDWVQISKGAFNPAAESLSRVWREAEVAQRCPTPEELSEKARAVSADHWRVDPKSNRVTRLSREPLTLNAIAKGTILDGVCKHVLDNNKQITGIAVNIGGDIRVAGDMSQIILIADPKADAIGAKPLSRLNLHNQAVATSGPSERHFTIEGVNYSHLIDPRCGQPTQTIMSATVIAADAETADVLATICSVLPMADSLALVQSLHNVECLLVTAAGVMTHSTNWPGEVPAEDGSTVDAPTTTDHELVVEIEIANSNNSRRYRRPYVAVWIEDNKGFPVKTMGLFLMAKNPGPRWHRDLRRWYAGDQARRRVEDTALIGVISKPTRNPGNYKFSWDGKDKDGKSIEPGKYVLYIEAAREHGTYQLMKHPFEFGDKPFEAELPGNVEIKSASVKFNSK, encoded by the coding sequence ATGAAACACTCCTCCTCTCAACGACTCAGGATTCTATGCTTCATCGGTCTGTTTTCAATATACTCGATAGGTGTATTTGCCGGTGAGTTTGTCTATTTTCATGAGAACGTTCTCGGTAGTTCACTCGAACTCCGATTGAATGCGGACAATCAATCCCATGCTGAAGCGGCTCAACTCGCCACGTTAGAAGAGATTGGCCGACTCTCGGAAATCTATAGCCATTACAGCTCATCGAGTGAGCTGTCAAAGTTGTCCGCGTTACCCTACGAAGCCGAAATGGTGGTTTCGAGCGAACTCGCGATGACGTTACAAGTTTGTGAGGATTGGGTCCAGATTTCCAAAGGTGCATTCAATCCTGCCGCCGAATCGTTGTCGAGAGTATGGAGGGAAGCGGAGGTTGCACAACGTTGTCCGACGCCCGAAGAACTTTCAGAGAAAGCTCGCGCCGTTTCGGCTGATCATTGGCGAGTCGATCCGAAATCCAATCGCGTGACACGACTTTCTCGTGAACCACTCACACTCAATGCGATTGCAAAAGGAACGATCCTTGACGGTGTGTGCAAGCATGTCCTCGACAACAACAAGCAGATTACCGGCATCGCCGTGAATATTGGGGGTGATATCCGAGTCGCTGGGGATATGTCACAGATCATTTTGATTGCCGACCCTAAGGCGGACGCCATTGGAGCAAAACCGCTGAGCCGACTGAATTTGCACAACCAGGCAGTTGCAACAAGCGGTCCATCGGAGAGGCACTTTACGATCGAGGGCGTGAACTATTCACATCTGATTGATCCTCGCTGTGGTCAACCAACGCAAACGATCATGAGTGCGACCGTCATTGCTGCGGATGCCGAAACAGCAGACGTGCTGGCGACGATCTGTAGCGTACTACCGATGGCTGACAGCCTCGCGCTCGTCCAATCACTTCACAACGTCGAGTGCTTGCTGGTGACGGCTGCGGGGGTGATGACACACAGCACGAATTGGCCGGGTGAAGTTCCTGCAGAGGACGGCTCGACCGTTGACGCTCCAACGACCACTGATCATGAACTGGTTGTCGAAATTGAAATTGCGAATTCCAACAACTCTCGACGCTATCGCCGACCCTACGTCGCCGTTTGGATCGAAGACAACAAGGGGTTTCCAGTCAAGACGATGGGCCTTTTTTTGATGGCCAAAAACCCCGGCCCACGCTGGCACCGTGATCTCCGACGCTGGTACGCAGGCGATCAGGCGCGACGTCGGGTCGAGGACACGGCGTTGATAGGAGTGATCTCAAAGCCAACACGAAATCCAGGCAACTACAAGTTCTCATGGGACGGTAAAGACAAGGACGGCAAATCAATCGAACCTGGAAAGTACGTTTTGTACATCGAAGCGGCTCGGGAGCATGGTACGTATCAGCTGATGAAGCATCCGTTTGAATTTGGCGACAAGCCCTTTGAAGCGGAGCTTCCTGGTAACGTCGAAATCAAGTCGGCGTCGGTGAAATTCAACTCGAAATGA
- a CDS encoding C39 family peptidase — protein sequence MADRRTLLFGTRGQDVENLQMMLNRYVDPRPDIEVDGKFGNGTKGTVVKFQNQANKFRSRKIIGENLEPDGIVGPLSWKVLDWYEKNDQIGRDRDPGFATLIRSGGRKVPHFRQGDPQWGSIMLGDKSIASKGCAMCSVAMCLAFYGHDINPASLDAYLDANNGYSGNNLYWQKAFDAGQTLGCRRPRLTYPDYRRRSDFIDTIMERLWRNLPTLIGVDYGTSGDGREDHWVVAVGYNQKDIIINDPAIGNGNGAEKPNQEITHLYDSRRRGGLTPVRLCLFDV from the coding sequence ATGGCCGATAGACGAACTTTACTTTTCGGGACCCGGGGGCAGGATGTCGAAAATTTGCAAATGATGCTAAACCGTTACGTTGATCCGCGACCCGATATCGAAGTCGATGGAAAATTCGGAAATGGAACGAAAGGGACGGTGGTCAAGTTTCAAAACCAAGCGAACAAGTTTCGTTCTCGCAAGATCATTGGCGAGAACCTTGAACCGGACGGAATTGTCGGCCCTTTGTCTTGGAAGGTACTCGATTGGTACGAGAAAAACGATCAAATAGGTCGAGACCGCGATCCTGGGTTTGCAACTCTCATCCGCAGCGGCGGGCGCAAAGTGCCTCATTTTCGGCAAGGCGATCCGCAATGGGGCTCAATCATGCTGGGCGACAAATCGATTGCCTCAAAAGGTTGCGCGATGTGTTCGGTTGCCATGTGCTTGGCCTTTTATGGACACGACATCAATCCAGCATCCTTGGACGCGTACCTCGATGCCAACAACGGATACTCGGGCAACAACCTCTATTGGCAAAAAGCATTTGATGCGGGGCAAACGCTCGGCTGCCGTAGGCCCAGGTTGACTTACCCCGACTATCGTCGCCGAAGCGATTTTATTGACACGATCATGGAACGACTTTGGCGAAACTTGCCAACATTAATCGGGGTCGATTATGGGACCAGTGGCGATGGACGCGAGGATCATTGGGTCGTTGCAGTCGGTTACAACCAGAAAGACATCATTATCAACGACCCGGCAATTGGTAATGGCAATGGTGCCGAAAAGCCAAACCAAGAAATCACGCATCTATACGATTCACGACGTCGAGGTGGATTGACTCCGGTGCGTCTTTGTTTGTTTGACGTCTAG
- a CDS encoding PepSY-associated TM helix domain-containing protein, which produces MNLHRPTKHALRHPTRRFIALWSRWIHIYLSLLCLAVIFLFSITGLTLNHPDWFFSESTTEQSGSLDVSLLNIHASPPANWDQFDYGHQVDKLAIAELLRSKHGLRGTVTDFFTYEEEAELTYQGPGYTAIARLSRSSGDYTVAVTTNDLVSVFNDLHKGRNSGKAWSIVIDVSAIVSAIVALSGFALIFFLRVRRTKGILTAITGAAILLILYRIAVS; this is translated from the coding sequence ATGAATTTGCACCGCCCAACCAAACATGCCTTGCGCCACCCGACCCGTCGCTTCATTGCTTTATGGAGCCGGTGGATTCACATTTACCTGTCACTACTCTGCCTCGCAGTGATCTTCCTGTTCAGCATTACCGGACTGACTCTCAATCATCCCGATTGGTTCTTTAGCGAAAGTACGACCGAACAATCGGGATCGCTTGACGTGTCGCTTCTCAACATCCATGCATCACCACCCGCGAATTGGGACCAATTCGATTATGGTCATCAAGTTGATAAGCTCGCGATTGCGGAGTTGCTTCGTTCAAAGCATGGCCTGCGAGGCACCGTTACTGATTTCTTCACGTATGAAGAGGAAGCGGAATTGACGTACCAAGGACCTGGGTATACCGCGATCGCGCGTCTCTCGCGGAGCAGCGGTGACTATACCGTGGCCGTGACGACCAACGATCTCGTCTCAGTCTTCAACGATTTGCACAAAGGACGAAACAGTGGCAAAGCGTGGTCAATCGTGATTGATGTATCGGCAATCGTTTCAGCGATCGTCGCACTCAGCGGCTTTGCACTGATCTTCTTCTTGCGTGTCCGCCGCACCAAAGGAATTCTAACGGCAATTACCGGAGCGGCGATTTTGCTAATCCTGTACCGTATTGCGGTGTCCTGA
- the galK gene encoding galactokinase, whose translation MTSSEINAYDGSLGDLVHRLTQSFIAEHGEPPTWIVAAPGRVNLIGEHVDYNDGFVMPMAIERYVAMAASERKRDDRGIASVRSVNLDVFAEIDLTKIPTPPETPSWMSYVEGVFAGFMQKLGPESTQKIPPLNILLESNVPVGGGLSSSAALEVATATLLEAVTGVELGKAEKALICQKAEHDFAKMPCGIMDQFSSVFGQANAFMLLDCRSQEIRQLPFSSDGISVLITNSNVKHELVGGEYAQRRKGCDSALTKIGASSWRDVTMGQVDAAEATLTATERQLARHVVSEIERTERAAEAIEANRWEALGDLMYQGHASLRDDFKVSCKELDLLVDIAKAIGREGGVYGSRMTGGGFGGCTVTLVDSDKVVEVSQQILKAYKEQSGVEAQLFASRPAIGAHVISRSPS comes from the coding sequence GTGGATCGTAGCGGCCCCGGGGCGAGTGAATTTAATTGGTGAGCATGTTGACTACAACGACGGCTTTGTGATGCCGATGGCGATCGAACGTTATGTCGCAATGGCTGCATCGGAGCGAAAGAGGGATGACCGGGGGATCGCGTCAGTACGCAGTGTCAATTTGGACGTCTTTGCCGAGATCGATTTGACGAAGATCCCCACGCCGCCTGAGACCCCTTCTTGGATGAGCTATGTGGAAGGAGTTTTTGCTGGATTCATGCAAAAACTTGGCCCTGAATCCACTCAGAAAATTCCCCCTCTCAACATCTTGCTTGAGTCCAACGTTCCCGTCGGTGGAGGGCTTAGTAGCAGTGCTGCCTTGGAAGTCGCTACCGCTACGCTATTGGAAGCCGTCACAGGCGTCGAACTCGGAAAGGCAGAGAAAGCGCTGATTTGCCAGAAAGCGGAACATGATTTTGCCAAAATGCCGTGCGGAATCATGGATCAGTTCAGCAGCGTTTTTGGCCAAGCCAACGCGTTCATGCTGCTCGATTGTCGAAGCCAAGAAATCCGCCAACTCCCATTTTCGAGTGATGGGATCTCGGTGCTGATTACCAACAGCAACGTTAAACACGAATTGGTCGGTGGCGAGTACGCCCAGCGGCGCAAAGGGTGTGATTCCGCGCTCACGAAAATCGGTGCGTCATCGTGGCGAGATGTCACGATGGGACAAGTCGACGCAGCGGAGGCAACGTTAACAGCGACCGAACGTCAATTGGCACGGCACGTGGTTTCGGAAATCGAGCGAACCGAACGAGCAGCGGAAGCCATCGAAGCGAACCGCTGGGAAGCACTTGGCGACTTGATGTATCAAGGCCATGCGTCCCTTCGTGATGACTTCAAAGTCAGTTGCAAAGAACTCGATTTGCTTGTCGATATCGCCAAAGCGATTGGTCGCGAAGGAGGCGTATATGGATCGAGAATGACGGGCGGCGGCTTCGGCGGTTGTACCGTTACCTTAGTTGATTCGGACAAAGTGGTCGAAGTCTCCCAGCAAATTCTGAAAGCCTACAAAGAACAAAGTGGCGTCGAGGCCCAATTGTTCGCCAGTCGCCCGGCGATTGGTGCCCACGTTATTTCTCGTTCCCCGTCCTAA
- a CDS encoding outer membrane beta-barrel protein codes for MRISEGRQLPTAKTHTCILTLLLIGTAGLTSADDTCDRFSPTLSDAACGGSVLSPDSSVLSPDSADDPWQLFGDCTRLERWGITVDGQLAQGVTTNSRDPTNPAAGTGNLPATSFNYRSDEYMLNSCYLSVGRKTDTGGSGWDIGFNMDLTYGTNYVFLQSRGLETRRDLSNHWNRGDGSGLGGVGLMGLAMPQLYLEVAYNDLTVQLGHFYLPVGYERPIPTENFFYSNSYGFSFSFETVPVVGMYASWRPNDSLQIGGGFHRGMANWEDNNNDLSGFGIVTLLGDNGDRSLSFQFSLGNEADTGSEILYVQSVVFEQQIGKRSSYVIYSDFGFQENVLPGGGTASWYNVHQELSHAFSDCWTAGLRFEWFDDVDGFTVNPTPGPGVYHDLTFGLNYTPNSNLVVRPEIRWDWFDADAGVGSGPFGNGSDRNQFMAAVDAIITF; via the coding sequence ATGCGAATTTCAGAAGGACGTCAATTGCCAACCGCGAAAACCCACACTTGTATTCTCACACTGCTGCTGATCGGGACCGCGGGATTGACTAGCGCTGATGACACCTGCGATCGGTTCAGCCCCACCCTCTCTGACGCTGCATGCGGCGGCTCCGTATTGTCACCGGACTCCTCCGTATTGTCACCGGACTCCGCGGATGATCCTTGGCAGCTGTTCGGCGACTGCACGCGGTTGGAGCGTTGGGGGATCACCGTTGATGGCCAGCTCGCCCAAGGAGTGACGACCAACTCACGCGATCCGACCAACCCAGCGGCTGGCACCGGCAATCTTCCAGCGACGAGTTTCAACTATCGCAGCGACGAGTACATGCTCAACTCCTGTTACTTGTCCGTTGGTCGGAAGACCGACACGGGTGGTTCAGGATGGGATATTGGCTTCAATATGGATTTGACTTACGGCACCAACTACGTCTTCCTGCAGTCGCGTGGCTTGGAGACGCGCCGCGATCTAAGCAACCATTGGAACCGTGGCGATGGGTCGGGGCTCGGCGGAGTCGGCTTGATGGGACTGGCGATGCCGCAGTTGTATCTAGAAGTGGCCTACAACGACTTGACCGTTCAACTGGGTCACTTCTATTTGCCGGTGGGCTACGAGCGACCAATTCCTACCGAGAATTTCTTCTACTCCAACAGCTATGGATTCAGTTTCAGCTTTGAGACGGTTCCGGTGGTTGGGATGTACGCGAGTTGGCGGCCCAATGACTCGTTGCAGATTGGCGGCGGGTTCCACCGCGGAATGGCCAATTGGGAAGACAACAACAACGACTTGAGTGGCTTCGGAATCGTGACCTTGCTGGGTGACAATGGCGATCGATCCTTGTCGTTCCAATTCAGTCTGGGCAATGAGGCCGATACTGGCAGCGAAATTCTGTACGTGCAAAGTGTCGTCTTTGAACAGCAGATTGGCAAACGCTCGAGCTACGTGATCTACAGCGATTTCGGATTTCAAGAGAACGTGCTGCCAGGCGGCGGAACGGCGTCGTGGTACAACGTCCATCAGGAGTTATCGCACGCGTTCAGTGATTGCTGGACAGCGGGGCTTCGTTTTGAATGGTTCGACGATGTCGACGGATTCACGGTGAATCCAACGCCCGGTCCGGGTGTGTACCATGACCTGACATTCGGCTTGAACTACACACCCAACAGCAATCTGGTCGTCCGCCCCGAGATTCGCTGGGATTGGTTTGACGCGGACGCCGGTGTCGGGTCGGGACCATTCGGCAACGGCAGCGACCGCAATCAATTCATGGCCGCCGTTGACGCGATCATCACGTTCTAG